From a region of the Synechococcales cyanobacterium T60_A2020_003 genome:
- a CDS encoding Uma2 family endonuclease yields MVVFPPGDLYSDEPPLESSLHLQQLMLLLTCLNWFWKDRNDYFAAGNLTIYYSPRQKKSEDFRGPDFFVVLGAEKRERRSWTVWEENGQYPHIIIELLSDSTAAVDRGLKKTLYANVFRTPDYFWFDPHSLELQGFHLLDGAYVALEANEAGHLWSQQLGLFLGVHERKLRFFTPEGVLVPTPEESAEAESQRAEAAQQQNERLIAKLRELGVEPD; encoded by the coding sequence ATGGTTGTCTTCCCGCCAGGTGATTTATATAGTGATGAACCGCCCTTGGAAAGTTCCCTCCACCTGCAGCAGCTGATGCTGCTCTTAACCTGCCTCAACTGGTTCTGGAAAGACCGGAATGACTACTTTGCCGCTGGCAATCTGACGATTTACTACAGTCCCCGCCAGAAAAAATCAGAAGACTTTCGCGGCCCCGACTTCTTTGTCGTCTTAGGCGCAGAGAAACGTGAGCGCCGGAGTTGGACCGTCTGGGAAGAGAATGGTCAATATCCGCACATCATCATCGAATTACTGTCCGACTCAACCGCCGCAGTCGATCGAGGACTGAAGAAAACGCTGTATGCCAATGTATTTCGCACCCCCGACTACTTTTGGTTTGACCCGCACAGCCTCGAATTGCAAGGATTTCATCTGTTGGATGGGGCGTATGTTGCCCTGGAGGCGAATGAAGCCGGTCATCTATGGAGTCAGCAGTTAGGGTTGTTTTTAGGAGTACATGAGAGGAAGCTGCGGTTTTTCACCCCCGAGGGTGTTCTGGTGCCAACTCCCGAAGAGTCAGCGGAAGCCGAGAGCCAACGGGCCGAAGCTGCGCAACAGCAGAACGAAAGATTGATCGCTAAATTGCGAGAGTTAGGGGTCGAGCCAGACTAG
- a CDS encoding YdiU family protein, whose protein sequence is MSCPAKPSAEPCVTTFDDFVRLADYSLMDTLNADPDATIDGDDHRARQVFSGHFVPVTPTPLAEPEYVTHSSTFFQELELSDGLALDDKFRQVFSGDLSAVHAPMRQVGWATGYALSIYGTEYIQNCPFRTGNGYGDGRAISVFEGIINGQRWEMQLKGSGPTPYCRGGDGRAVLRSSVREFLAQEYMYALGVPTSRALTLYVSKSETVTRPWYSQDSHSFEPDIWVENPVAISTRVAPSFLRVGQIELFARRARSNAHPNALEELRMIVSHLIEREYKSDINQPLSFADQLVELAQQFRQRLTSLVANWLRVGYCQGNFNSDNCAAGGFTLDYGPLGFCEIFDPWFQPWTGGGDHFAFFNQPKAAEANYYMFWKAVRPLLADAAEALEQFDQVGRGFAEAMQKQLQTMWAAKLGLTEFDPELFKQLMQLMADSDVDYTMLFRELSHIPDDVSALQKSFYAKTSPQLDEQWQTWLKSWHSLINDGNPAAISSKMKQTNPKYTWREWLVIPAYQQAMQGDYSLIKELQAVFSHPYDEQSQDIEDKYYRLRPSAFSGVGGVSHYSCSS, encoded by the coding sequence ATGTCATGTCCAGCTAAACCATCTGCTGAGCCGTGCGTCACGACCTTCGATGACTTTGTACGATTGGCGGATTATTCCCTGATGGATACCTTAAATGCTGACCCTGATGCCACGATCGATGGGGATGATCACCGTGCCCGCCAGGTCTTTTCGGGTCATTTTGTACCTGTGACACCTACGCCACTTGCAGAACCAGAATATGTAACCCATAGCAGTACTTTCTTTCAGGAACTTGAGTTGAGCGACGGGCTGGCGCTTGATGACAAATTTCGCCAGGTCTTTTCGGGTGATCTGTCTGCGGTCCACGCACCGATGCGTCAAGTTGGCTGGGCAACGGGGTATGCACTGTCGATTTATGGCACCGAATATATCCAAAATTGTCCATTCCGTACGGGTAATGGGTATGGCGATGGTCGGGCGATATCGGTATTTGAAGGAATCATCAATGGCCAGCGCTGGGAAATGCAATTGAAAGGCAGTGGCCCCACGCCCTATTGCCGGGGCGGCGACGGGCGCGCGGTCTTACGCTCAAGTGTGCGTGAGTTTCTCGCGCAAGAATATATGTATGCGTTAGGCGTGCCAACATCCCGCGCTTTGACCCTGTATGTGTCTAAATCCGAGACCGTTACTCGGCCTTGGTATTCGCAAGACTCCCACTCCTTTGAACCGGATATTTGGGTAGAAAATCCGGTCGCGATTTCAACTCGCGTTGCACCTTCCTTCTTGCGCGTTGGTCAGATCGAGCTATTTGCCCGCCGTGCCCGAAGTAATGCTCATCCAAACGCATTAGAGGAGTTGCGCATGATTGTGTCGCATTTGATTGAGCGAGAATACAAAAGTGACATTAATCAACCCCTAAGTTTTGCCGATCAATTGGTTGAGTTGGCACAGCAATTTCGCCAGCGGCTTACTTCACTAGTCGCCAATTGGCTACGGGTTGGCTATTGCCAGGGTAATTTCAATAGTGACAACTGCGCCGCTGGTGGCTTTACGCTCGACTATGGCCCCCTTGGGTTTTGTGAAATTTTTGACCCTTGGTTTCAACCTTGGACTGGCGGCGGCGATCACTTTGCGTTTTTCAATCAGCCCAAGGCAGCAGAAGCGAATTACTATATGTTTTGGAAAGCTGTGAGACCGTTACTGGCAGATGCTGCTGAAGCGTTAGAACAGTTTGACCAAGTCGGCCGTGGCTTTGCAGAAGCCATGCAAAAACAACTCCAAACAATGTGGGCGGCCAAACTGGGCCTGACTGAATTTGACCCAGAGCTATTTAAGCAACTAATGCAGCTAATGGCCGACTCAGATGTGGATTACACCATGCTCTTCCGCGAATTATCCCACATACCAGACGATGTTTCAGCCTTGCAAAAGAGCTTTTATGCTAAAACGTCACCACAGCTCGATGAACAATGGCAAACTTGGCTAAAAAGCTGGCATAGCCTGATTAACGACGGCAATCCGGCGGCGATATCAAGCAAGATGAAACAGACTAATCCCAAATACACATGGCGAGAGTGGTTGGTTATCCCTGCCTATCAACAAGCCATGCAGGGTGACTACAGCTTAATTAAAGAGTTGCAAGCAGTGTTTAGCCATCCCTATGATGAGCAATCACAAGATATCGAAGATAAATACTATCGTCTCAGACCGAGCGCGTTTTCTGGCGTTGGTGGCGTATCGCACTACAGCTGTTCATCTTGA